One Peribacillus simplex NBRC 15720 = DSM 1321 genomic region harbors:
- a CDS encoding CotH kinase family protein: protein MNSDKKLPVYQLFIPPVNLMELRRDIWCNDPLPAKLTLNRKKLDIDIVYRGSHIRGFHKKSYNVIFYKPNTYKNAKEVHLNAEYKDKSLLRNKLSLDFFADIGTLSPNSQFVFLNLNGKDEGIYLELESVDEYYLKKRGLPKGSIFYAVDGDANFSLMSDLDKGIKKSLEMGYQKKCGTAKDELYLQELIIQINTISRVDFEKEIVKYVDVEKYLRWLAGVIFTQNFDGFVHNYALYRNGDTGLFEMIPWDYDATWGRDVNGKVMEEDYVGIEGFNTLTARILDVREFRVRYQELLKEILNNHFNVGYMKPIIQEMHDQIRPYVSKDPYIKGNKVKFDNEPEFILKFIEARAKYINSRLYKLD, encoded by the coding sequence ATGAATTCTGACAAGAAGCTGCCTGTGTACCAGCTTTTTATTCCACCAGTTAATTTAATGGAACTTCGCAGAGATATATGGTGCAATGATCCTTTACCGGCAAAGTTAACACTTAACAGAAAAAAACTGGATATTGATATTGTTTACCGTGGCTCACATATCCGCGGTTTTCACAAAAAATCCTATAATGTAATCTTTTATAAACCTAATACTTATAAGAATGCCAAGGAAGTTCATTTAAATGCCGAATATAAAGATAAATCTTTACTAAGAAATAAATTATCTTTAGACTTTTTTGCGGATATAGGCACCTTATCACCGAACTCCCAGTTCGTTTTCCTGAATCTGAACGGAAAGGACGAAGGGATATACCTGGAATTGGAATCGGTGGATGAATATTATTTGAAGAAAAGGGGGCTGCCCAAGGGGTCCATTTTCTATGCAGTGGATGGTGATGCCAATTTCTCATTGATGAGCGATTTGGATAAAGGAATCAAAAAATCGTTGGAGATGGGCTATCAAAAAAAATGCGGGACAGCAAAGGATGAATTATATTTACAAGAGTTGATCATTCAGATCAATACAATTTCAAGAGTGGATTTTGAAAAGGAAATCGTAAAATATGTCGATGTAGAAAAGTACCTCCGCTGGCTGGCCGGTGTCATATTCACGCAAAACTTTGATGGGTTCGTTCATAACTATGCCTTGTATCGAAATGGAGATACTGGACTCTTTGAAATGATTCCATGGGATTATGATGCGACATGGGGCAGGGATGTTAACGGGAAAGTGATGGAGGAGGATTATGTGGGAATCGAGGGATTCAATACATTGACTGCTAGAATCCTTGATGTAAGGGAATTTCGTGTACGATACCAAGAACTTCTTAAGGAGATTTTGAACAATCATTTTAACGTTGGCTATATGAAACCTATCATTCAGGAAATGCATGATCAAATAAGACCTTATGTTTCAAAAGATCCATATATCAAGGGAAACAAGGTGAAATTTGATAATGAGCCCGAATTCATCCTGAAATTCATTGAGGCCCGTGCAAAGTATATAAATAGCCGGCTGTATAAATTGGATTAA
- a CDS encoding multidrug effflux MFS transporter: protein MKESISSGNEMTKSKRLLMALMLGSFAAIGPLSLDMYLPGLPTLAEDLKSSTSLAQLSLTACLLGLALGQIYLGPLSDAKGRRTPLIISLSIYCISSLLCAFAPTIELLLLLRFIQGIAGAGGIVISRAIVRDLFSGTDLTKFFSMLMLVNGAAPILAPVFGGQLLQFTSWPGVFVVISVLSIIMVAAAFFGIKETLSSNLRSAGGVNDTIRTFGNLLKDRVFMGYAFSQGFISAAMFAYISGSPFVLQNIYGVSPQTFSLIFAINGIGIIIASQVAGKLAGKVKEEKLLQMGLFLALFGGILLLASVLLEIGLAGILVALFLSVSSVGIVGTTSFSLAMQNQKKTAGSASALIGLLPFILGSLMAPLVGLGSGESPLPMGIVMVSCHVIAMFAYLLLARRGLRRVA, encoded by the coding sequence ATGAAGGAATCGATATCATCAGGCAACGAAATGACTAAATCCAAAAGGCTGTTGATGGCTCTTATGCTGGGATCTTTTGCAGCGATTGGACCACTGTCACTTGATATGTATTTACCAGGTCTCCCTACACTGGCAGAGGATCTGAAAAGCAGTACGTCTTTAGCGCAGCTGAGCTTGACTGCCTGCTTGTTAGGATTGGCTTTAGGCCAAATTTATTTAGGGCCGCTAAGTGATGCAAAAGGAAGGCGGACACCGTTAATCATATCTTTATCCATTTATTGCATTTCATCTCTATTATGCGCTTTTGCTCCAACCATTGAATTGCTTTTATTATTACGTTTTATCCAAGGTATTGCGGGAGCGGGAGGCATTGTCATTTCAAGAGCCATAGTTCGTGATCTTTTTTCAGGAACGGATTTGACCAAGTTCTTCTCCATGTTAATGCTAGTGAATGGGGCGGCACCGATATTGGCTCCGGTTTTTGGTGGTCAACTTTTGCAGTTTACTTCGTGGCCGGGAGTTTTCGTTGTCATTTCAGTATTAAGTATCATTATGGTTGCGGCTGCATTTTTTGGGATAAAGGAAACTTTATCATCTAATCTCAGGAGTGCCGGTGGGGTAAATGATACTATCAGGACATTTGGGAACTTATTGAAGGATCGTGTGTTTATGGGCTATGCTTTTTCACAAGGGTTCATAAGTGCCGCTATGTTCGCTTATATTTCCGGATCGCCTTTTGTTCTTCAGAACATTTATGGGGTTTCCCCACAGACCTTCAGCCTGATCTTTGCAATAAACGGAATTGGGATCATCATCGCTTCACAAGTTGCCGGGAAGCTGGCAGGGAAGGTTAAAGAAGAAAAACTTCTTCAAATGGGATTATTTCTAGCTTTGTTTGGGGGAATATTACTTCTTGCCTCAGTCCTTCTCGAAATTGGGTTGGCAGGAATCTTGGTCGCTTTATTCCTCTCCGTCTCCAGCGTCGGTATTGTCGGTACAACGAGTTTTTCTTTAGCGATGCAAAATCAGAAAAAAACTGCAGGCAGTGCTTCGGCTTTAATTGGCTTGCTTCCCTTCATATTGGGATCACTAATGGCTCCCCTGGTGGGATTAGGTTCAGGTGAGTCACCCTTGCCGATGGGAATTGTGATGGTAAGTTGTCATGTCATTGCCATGTTCGCTTATTTACTCCTTGCCCGTCGTGGGTTAAGGCGAGTTGCTTAA
- a CDS encoding TRM11 family SAM-dependent methyltransferase — translation MKDGNGLTKHSRIPAYIYTFTCSPDERSLSKMEMRSFFGFETSGNILKSDIAIEPSRSPFIKGRVDVMFEGESISEIVEQVKGIYLPDSTFKVLFVKINDLNKDAKIDYDGQREIEREIGWHIQGNADVRNPDQVFGIVTLGGRWYFGKYIKPEAVWLKHMKKPREYSTALSTRVARAIANIAVPHPDGVKAIDPCCGIGTVLVEALSMGINIVGRDINPLVTDGSRENIAYFGLEGDVTTGPISEVTSKYDVAIIDMPYNLYTHATPEDQLSILKHARGFADKVVVVTIDTMDHMIKEAGFEIADRCVARKGIFSREVVVCV, via the coding sequence ATGAAGGATGGGAATGGATTGACTAAGCATAGCCGCATACCGGCATATATATATACGTTTACATGCAGCCCTGACGAACGCTCATTATCTAAAATGGAGATGCGCTCGTTCTTTGGCTTTGAGACTTCAGGAAATATTTTGAAAAGCGATATAGCTATTGAACCGAGCAGGAGCCCTTTTATAAAAGGACGGGTCGACGTCATGTTTGAAGGGGAAAGCATATCCGAAATCGTTGAGCAAGTGAAGGGTATTTATTTGCCTGATTCGACGTTCAAAGTATTATTCGTGAAAATTAATGATCTGAATAAAGACGCAAAAATAGATTATGATGGACAGCGTGAAATTGAACGTGAGATTGGCTGGCACATTCAGGGGAATGCCGATGTACGTAATCCTGACCAGGTCTTTGGAATCGTGACCTTGGGCGGGCGTTGGTATTTTGGGAAGTATATCAAACCTGAAGCGGTTTGGTTAAAACATATGAAGAAGCCCCGTGAATATTCAACAGCGCTTAGCACAAGAGTAGCGAGGGCCATTGCCAACATAGCCGTTCCACATCCGGATGGAGTGAAGGCAATTGATCCATGCTGCGGAATTGGAACGGTATTGGTAGAAGCCCTGTCGATGGGGATCAATATTGTTGGCCGGGATATCAACCCGCTTGTTACCGACGGTTCTAGGGAGAACATTGCCTATTTCGGACTCGAAGGTGATGTAACTACAGGTCCGATTTCGGAGGTCACCAGTAAATATGATGTAGCGATTATCGATATGCCTTACAATTTATATACACATGCGACGCCGGAAGATCAGCTATCGATCCTTAAACATGCCAGGGGCTTTGCTGACAAGGTCGTCGTCGTAACGATCGACACGATGGATCATATGATTAAAGAAGCAGGGTTTGAAATTGCTGATCGATGTGTGGCCAGGAAAGGCATTTTTTCCCGAGAGGTTGTAGTGTGTGTCTGA
- a CDS encoding Gfo/Idh/MocA family protein codes for MIRLGVIGTNWITERFLEAVKHVEDLSLTAVYSRTEEKAKEFANKYEVHTTFTNLEAMAASDEIDAVYIASPNSHHCRQAVLFLQNKKHVLCEKPMASNAAEVMEMIEAAKQNDVLLMEAMKSTIMPNFESIKENLDKIGKVRRFSGSFCQYSSRYDSYKQGTVLNAFNPEFSSGSLMDLGIYVLYPLVVLFGKPNKVQASGTMLESGVDGQGTILLSYDEMEAVVMFSKITESNLPSEIQGELGSIIIQKISGPQAVDIQYRDGTTENISVNQDMPTMYYEAKEFVELIQQGKMESDINSYSNSLLTMEIIDEARKQIGIVFPADRL; via the coding sequence TTGATAAGATTAGGAGTAATAGGTACAAATTGGATCACGGAACGATTTTTGGAGGCTGTAAAGCATGTAGAGGATTTATCATTAACCGCCGTGTATTCACGTACAGAAGAGAAAGCAAAAGAATTTGCCAATAAATACGAAGTACATACGACTTTTACGAATTTAGAAGCTATGGCCGCCAGCGATGAAATCGACGCTGTATATATAGCAAGCCCTAACTCACATCATTGCAGGCAAGCAGTTTTGTTTTTACAAAATAAAAAACATGTATTATGTGAAAAACCAATGGCTTCAAATGCGGCAGAAGTAATGGAAATGATTGAGGCAGCAAAACAAAATGATGTGCTATTGATGGAAGCGATGAAATCGACCATCATGCCGAACTTCGAAAGTATAAAGGAGAATCTGGATAAAATCGGGAAGGTACGACGTTTCTCGGGAAGCTTTTGTCAATATTCATCACGATACGATTCGTATAAACAAGGCACTGTGCTGAATGCATTCAATCCTGAATTCTCCAGTGGCTCTTTAATGGATCTAGGTATTTACGTCCTCTATCCACTTGTAGTTCTGTTCGGTAAACCAAATAAGGTGCAGGCATCAGGAACGATGCTTGAATCAGGAGTTGATGGGCAGGGGACGATTCTGCTTTCCTATGATGAAATGGAGGCAGTCGTCATGTTTTCCAAGATTACTGAATCCAATTTGCCATCGGAAATTCAAGGTGAACTTGGAAGCATCATCATTCAGAAAATTTCAGGACCGCAAGCGGTGGATATTCAGTATCGGGATGGAACCACTGAAAATATTTCAGTTAATCAGGACATGCCTACCATGTATTATGAAGCGAAAGAATTTGTTGAATTGATACAGCAGGGGAAAATGGAGTCCGATATAAATTCATATTCAAATTCACTGTTGACTATGGAAATCATCGATGAGGCAAGAAAGCAAATCGGCATCGTCTTTCCGGCAGACCGATTATAA
- a CDS encoding SDR family oxidoreductase, producing MTELMKNKVAIITGGGSGIGRGAALKLAENGANIIFFDRTVENAEKVKEEVENLGREALIIKTDVSKAEQVEQAYKLAYEHFGKIDFVFANAGINGVIAPIEDIKPEDWDQTHTINLKGTFLTIKYAIPYMKETGGSIVINSSINGNRYFKNFGFSAYSSSKAGQVAFGKMAALELARYKIRVNTICPGSIDTNIHDNTFPEDENLKKIRIPIEYPQGSQPLAKKAGTTEQAGDLVLFLASDMSSHVTGTEVYIDGAESLL from the coding sequence ATGACAGAATTAATGAAAAACAAAGTTGCCATCATTACCGGTGGAGGCTCGGGAATTGGCCGGGGCGCGGCACTGAAATTAGCTGAAAACGGCGCAAACATCATCTTTTTTGACCGAACAGTCGAAAATGCCGAAAAAGTGAAGGAAGAAGTGGAAAACCTTGGTCGAGAGGCTTTAATCATTAAAACGGATGTTTCCAAGGCTGAGCAAGTTGAACAAGCCTACAAGTTGGCCTATGAACATTTTGGGAAAATTGATTTTGTATTTGCAAACGCAGGCATCAACGGAGTGATTGCCCCTATAGAAGATATAAAGCCAGAAGATTGGGATCAGACACATACCATTAACCTCAAAGGCACCTTTCTCACCATCAAATACGCCATTCCCTACATGAAGGAAACGGGTGGCAGCATCGTAATCAACAGCTCCATCAATGGAAATCGATATTTCAAGAATTTTGGTTTTTCCGCTTATAGTTCATCCAAAGCTGGTCAAGTCGCTTTCGGAAAAATGGCTGCACTCGAATTGGCAAGATATAAAATCAGGGTAAATACCATTTGTCCCGGCTCCATCGATACGAACATTCACGATAACACATTCCCGGAAGATGAAAACTTAAAAAAAATCAGGATTCCCATTGAATATCCGCAAGGCTCACAGCCCCTGGCGAAGAAAGCGGGGACTACCGAACAAGCTGGTGATCTCGTATTGTTTCTAGCATCAGACATGTCTTCCCATGTTACGGGCACGGAAGTTTATATCGATGGAGCAGAATCACTATTATGA
- a CDS encoding 2-hydroxyacid dehydrogenase, with protein sequence MKPKIYITRKLPEQIIEGLSRKYDVRMWDQENIPVPREVLEEEIKEVEGLLCLLTEQIDESLIEQAPNLKIIANMAVGHNNIDVQSAIKRGIMVTNTPGVLTETTADLTFGLLLATARRMMEAEDYLKSGRWETWSPMQLTGQDVHGATLGIIGLGRIGEALAKRAKGFDMNLVYFNRSRKYEQEKELGIEYQPLGNLLQISDFVCVMLPLTPETAYMIGKEQLELMKETAVLINTARGGIIDEKALYQALENREIWAAGLDVFEEEPVPVDHPLLTLPNVVTLPHIGSASIATRLKMATLAVQNLMEGLSGDTPRNLVLLNKSK encoded by the coding sequence TTGAAGCCAAAAATTTATATAACAAGGAAATTGCCAGAACAAATCATCGAAGGTCTTAGTCGGAAATATGATGTCAGGATGTGGGATCAAGAAAATATACCGGTCCCTAGAGAAGTCCTTGAAGAAGAAATAAAAGAAGTCGAGGGGCTGCTTTGCTTATTGACGGAACAAATCGATGAGTCACTGATTGAACAGGCGCCTAATCTGAAAATCATCGCGAATATGGCAGTGGGCCATAATAATATTGATGTTCAAAGTGCAATAAAACGGGGCATCATGGTAACGAACACACCGGGGGTTTTAACGGAAACGACAGCTGATTTAACCTTCGGCTTACTGCTTGCAACGGCAAGAAGGATGATGGAGGCAGAAGATTATTTAAAGAGTGGAAGGTGGGAAACATGGTCGCCGATGCAGCTGACTGGACAAGATGTACACGGTGCAACGCTGGGTATCATCGGATTAGGCAGGATTGGCGAAGCCCTTGCAAAAAGAGCTAAGGGATTTGATATGAACTTAGTTTATTTTAATCGAAGCCGTAAATATGAACAGGAAAAAGAATTAGGAATCGAATATCAGCCCCTTGGAAATTTGCTCCAAATCTCGGATTTCGTTTGTGTCATGCTGCCGCTCACACCGGAAACCGCTTATATGATTGGCAAGGAACAGCTGGAATTAATGAAAGAGACGGCTGTGCTCATAAATACCGCGAGAGGCGGGATTATCGATGAAAAAGCGTTGTACCAGGCGCTGGAAAATCGAGAGATTTGGGCGGCTGGATTGGATGTATTCGAAGAAGAGCCCGTCCCTGTGGACCACCCGCTGCTAACATTGCCCAATGTAGTAACTTTACCGCATATCGGGAGTGCTAGTATTGCCACAAGATTGAAAATGGCAACTCTTGCTGTACAAAACTTGATGGAGGGATTATCTGGTGATACTCCCCGTAATTTAGTATTGTTGAATAAATCAAAATGA
- a CDS encoding MBL fold metallo-hydrolase, whose product MKTNTTFKIYPIIAPSALSLKSINFYLVKQDESLTLVDAGMNDDVCWNALQQTLKENGFTVGNITEILLTHHHGDHVGLVNRITELHPIPVYAHSKSIPRLKRDPDFLSMRIEFYKQLYLEMGCGELGDKQVAYLFNAVDNNKDQKLNSDIIAITEKQWLNFEVIEFPGHAPDQIAFLDQEGNRLLAGDLLIEHISSNALIEPDENGNRMLTLVDHIDSLKRCLALQVNLLFPGHGNIIEQPGNLIEKRLNSIERKSQKLLTLIETGISTGNELAKEFYKQKYIAEFPLVMSEIIGHLDYLEYQGKVKKQLVENVVHYQAK is encoded by the coding sequence ATGAAAACGAATACAACATTTAAAATTTATCCAATTATAGCTCCAAGCGCTTTATCTTTAAAAAGTATAAACTTTTATTTAGTTAAACAGGATGAATCTTTAACATTAGTCGATGCAGGTATGAATGATGACGTCTGCTGGAATGCACTGCAGCAAACATTAAAGGAAAATGGATTTACGGTTGGAAATATCACGGAAATTTTGTTAACCCATCACCATGGGGACCATGTTGGGTTGGTCAACCGGATTACCGAACTCCATCCGATTCCCGTTTATGCACATTCTAAATCCATTCCCCGTTTAAAAAGGGACCCTGACTTCTTAAGTATGAGAATTGAATTTTATAAGCAGCTATACCTTGAGATGGGCTGTGGTGAACTTGGAGATAAACAAGTGGCCTACCTATTCAACGCGGTCGATAATAATAAAGATCAAAAATTGAATAGTGACATCATCGCAATCACGGAAAAACAATGGCTGAATTTTGAAGTGATCGAATTTCCCGGGCATGCCCCGGATCAAATTGCTTTCCTTGACCAAGAAGGGAACCGGCTTCTTGCTGGTGATTTATTGATTGAACATATATCAAGCAATGCCTTGATCGAACCAGATGAAAACGGTAATAGAATGCTGACTCTTGTAGATCATATCGATTCATTAAAACGATGTTTAGCATTACAGGTGAATCTCCTCTTTCCTGGTCATGGTAACATCATTGAACAACCTGGTAATCTGATTGAAAAAAGACTCAACAGCATAGAGAGAAAATCACAAAAACTCCTGACCTTGATAGAAACCGGAATTTCTACAGGCAATGAACTGGCTAAGGAATTTTACAAACAAAAGTATATAGCAGAATTCCCGCTCGTCATGTCAGAAATCATCGGCCATTTGGATTATTTAGAATATCAGGGGAAGGTCAAGAAACAACTCGTTGAAAATGTAGTTCATTATCAAGCTAAATGA